A window of Magallana gigas chromosome 8, xbMagGiga1.1, whole genome shotgun sequence genomic DNA:
GGAAGTGATCTGGTGAAAGCCACCGCCATAAATCCAGCAAAGGTCATGACCCCGCCAGCAGACGACAGGACGCCGCACGTCGTGAATTTCGTCATAGCGGAGATTAGTGGCgctaaaatatgaaataaacttttaaaaaattatttgccaTTTAACCCATTTTAAGAACGAGGTCTTTCGGCAAAGACGAGTATAATTGATGATTGAGGCTGCGTTTGCTGTGAGTGTAAGAATATTGATGACGTTTCCAAAGCAATATAAAATACTCTTGAAAGGAGTATTTACAATGTAAGCTACGAAACCTGAATAAAATTGGAAAACCCAAATAGTTTACATGCCTAGAAGCAGAGGGACTGCGTTAACCAATGCCCCTGTCCACTCTAGCCCTGCCGATCCGTCTTCCAGTGTTTTCTCCAGCTCCGCTTGAATGATACCCATACAGCTTCTGGTTCCAGCGAAAAGGAAGTAGGACAGGAAGCTAGCAATAACCACCATCCAACAAAAGCCGCCATCTTTGGTTCTGTTTTGTGGCCCTCCACCATATTTACCCCTTGTTACAGTCTCCTTGATCAAGACCGGATCCGGATCTTGGTTAATCACTTTCAGACTTTCATGGTCCTCCTCGGAATCTTTCGCGACTCCTGACTTCGCAAATCCGGTCTCTTCATTGCTGATACAAAAAACAGTCGAAATAACTTCCGGTCCTTCCATTTCCGGTTGTTTGTTTTCTCCATGTCGATTAAGATTTTTCTGGAGAGATTcattaatgatttcttttttggTCTCGTCTTTCAGGACTTCGGACTCTTTACCCATCACCTGCCTGTGTGGTCACAATAAGTGCTGGATTACATGACGGGGCACCAGATTCTTCAGTCATTATATATCCAAGGATCGTCTTAAGTTCGAGGACAAGCATTTTGTTCGTATCTATTTGGCATGCCGCTGAAGGGATATATTAGGTTCATGAGCATGAACGGCGCAATGGATAAACTACGCCTCAGAATAATAAACAATTCGTTcagtttcttttaaaaattatacatttatgcaACATGGGTCAGGTCAGGAGCTAAGttgagtaaaaaaaacccataaaaatccaataggatttttttttaaactcatcaACATGACATTCTTCGGATACACCTGTTGTAAACAAATTGCAACATGCCATCTGAATAAAAAAGAGGATGAATAATGCTATTCAGGTCTTTGCTTTTGTAAAAACCATTTTTATCAGTATCTCCTAAAAATATAGACGAGAGTACGTTTACATCTTTCAAAACCAAATAGATTCATATTTTCAAGACAAATGAAACATATAATAGCATGCTTTAATGAACAAAGCAACTAGTTTGACAtttgtctctttttttttaaataattactaTTTTGCgatataatcaattaaaaaaaatcctccaTCTCATGAATTTTCTCTCAAATATAAGACTAAACTTATCTTTTCTGTTAACTtatattaaggtggctctatacaccactttttgatgacgcagtacgcaaaaaagtaaatctggaagcatgcaattccggttctggctgatttaaactgatgCGAATTGTATGGGGGCCGCTCTTTTGAAAagtttgttaaatgaatagatttaatttgataattggaaaattcattacttacaagtaatttggtatgtgacacctgcacgctgtgtggtattatttatcgaaataaacaataaaatcaagtataattttttaaatagttctttcccatcatcgatatgttacacTGTAGCGCATTGGGTTTGcgggttcactacaaacctgTAGGCCAcgagttcgattcccgttgagaacaataaattttttaacttttcaaaattttataaaacgtttttttttttggttgaatactgtgaaCAAAAATTCGAAaccggtgaaaatatttcaatcataaATTGAATATTAATACTTTAATGCACACTAATATCGACACCTTAAGGGGATaggagggttgctttgaatttctctcaggttgggatacataaatcctagtAGCCTAGTTAATTtccccctttatttatttgacttagttttgcattaaagcgaatttattcacttatacaggcctataataaaatatgtatgtatttatcattccaacattatatttaggaaattttcttcaactcagaaatgaaaagtccccaaggtgtttgggccttgggacttatgaacgataacccttacctgaggaactttcataccaaataaaatttaaaatattttttgtgtttattttgaatgattttcattcatttttttatgtcacaattatataaaaaacattttcttataacatcaagcaactttttcagatgatttgtcaacagagtaagaaaatatgaaaaattatgttttggggaaatactaaaaaaattgcaataataacatttttggatgttaaaaagtgttttatttttttcatgtgtccgaaggaactatccatcatatgacaaaaaaattctctgaaattgtTGATTGCTGtctttacaaaaacacgaataaacataaattctataaaaatacctagagtatccctatcatcattttaatatttgataagtatatgttttgtggtcttctattgaaaattgaaataaactgtgggtgtttTGAGCCACCTTAATACATTAGGTTGTACTCAAGAGTGATCTCCCATAATCTGATCAAATAAAAGATGTATCCCGTTTCCATCATGTTTATATGCAACTGTGAattgaaaatgcaaaaaattattttttttaggtcaTATTCCCTTCATGTGATGTACTCTATGTTTCTTTACAAAACAGTAATCAATTGTTGCAAAGGCGTCGAGAGCAAATAGATTGGGGTGGAGGCACACTCATTCGATTGGATTGTAAGGtaatttgtctgcacagccttggtgtgttataggaccgacgatatccaaaaataagcattcaatacattaatttacattcatatcatttatttgtatgaagtatTAATTTTGTATATCGTCACTTAAAAGCCATTATACCTACTCTTAGTctgggatatgaaacatacatggaacagccatatttaCATGTTCTTTAGTTCGCTTCCGCGACCAAAATCTGGTGCCAGAAACTTTGCAGAGTAGTTCATAATTGCATATCAAAACGGTTATGTTAGTCTGAACGTTTCAATTAATCTTATACTCAAAACGCGTGATGACGTTATATTTGTGCTCACGGCGCATGAATAGGCTAAGTGTATTTGTCCCCTTCTGTTTGCTTTGGATATCTGCGACTTTCAATTTCCCATgaatacactgaatgtaaatataccaGTATGCATTGACTTAGTCCAAGTATATACTTTTCTTAGCTGGTAAATTTtattcctaccccccccccccccaccatcttttttttttaataaaaagagtATTATTCCCCTGTTCTGAGAAACTAGTCTTTACAACTGTTCTGTATGTGTTGTAACATCTTTTGCCTCGGGTTAAGGCTCCTTCGTTATGTACTAGATAATAACCGACCGGATCTCTCCGGATTGAACCAAACTTCCAACACTTCGTCCTTGCGAAACTCGTTCAGACTTTACTACATGTTTTTGTGGCCGTGCATATATTGTGACTTGTTTACGGCATACCTTTCtctattttaagttttatacatgttttatcatATATCAGAGTAAATTATTTCTCTTAAAACGCAACTGTCTAGACATGACACATCATGTCCTTCAGACATGTCCCTCCCTAGTAGCTACATTGAAGCACTGTAAACAAGTGCTAGCAAATGTTTCTCTAAATCACAATTTTCAACATAAAATTGCTTTTTCCGACAACTATTTGAGTTTCTATCGAACATTCCTGAAACATCCCTAACTAGTaatacactttttgaaatattgactgagCCGTAAGTTCAAAATTCAGATCCTTATAGTACGATTGAACAAAAAGTCATTTCATTACAATCAACTGATCAGCGCATCAATCCCTATCAAAATGAAAGAAGAAACACTGTTTTTGTAAAAACAGTTTGGGTTAACATCTATTCTCCAACTTTTGAGGGAAAATCTAACCTTCAAAAACGAAGGTTGCTTCAACCTGGTAAAGGGAAAGTAgattacttttatgaaatttcaaaacagGCAATAAATACGCGGTTGCATCATATGGTAGGTTTATTCccttattagaaaaatataaacgGTATAGAATTGCACAGAAACCGACCTCAATGACTAATAGAACTGTGGCATTTTATTGTGAAAAGGCTTTAATTCCTGGCAATATTCTTTAGATATTAACAATGTAATAGAAGAtgctttgattttgaataaatcattTTCAGCTTTTCATTATGTTTGTACCATGTTTAAAACGTTTGAAAGTCTATGGACATTGCAAGTCCAGCTTTTTTGacaagaaataaaatgttactATTCCTTTTATGCTAATTAAACCCCGCCCTCTTCCACCCACACAATTATAATCAGAAACACCTCCtccaaaatatttcttttaattaaagttATCACCCTTCCATTTTATAGTATTTCAAACATATGTTCAGGCCCGACCCCTCACCAcccttacatgtacatggatgtattttaaaatccttGTTCCGGATTGATTTCTTAAGTTTTATCGGCGTTCTATTTGATCATTCTGAAGAACTGTATTTCTTGTCTGATTTGGTGTATGggtataaatgaataaattttatatgagttttgtcaaaataaaaagagCATTGTAAAAGTTCCCGGATGTAGATATATTTCCAAAGAGATCGCTGTGGTATTTGTATGTcgtatacaaatataaatattgcaaTCAGTGATAAATGAAAGCAAGACTATAGAAAATGGTAAAGATAgataatatatcaataaatttgatggaaaacaaattttttaagcaCTTATTTGGTCCAATTTGTAATATCCTCTAGCAttgtattattacaaaaaaagGTTTTCCAATAAATGTTTTCTTGGAAAGAATGTAGATcagatttcaaaaatgatcgttTATTGTAAGTGAATGGAAAACCTATTCATCCAGCTTTTTTTCTTGGAATATCAGCGCTCTACGAATGCCCTTAAATAAGTGCAGTGAGGTCCGGCAGGGCCGCGGAAATCCCAAGTGTGTGTTGATTCTGTGGAAGACTCTAGCTTAGTATACACTATACACAGCTGATAAGTAACCAACCAAAACAAGCCAAAGCGAAACAACTTGAGATTGTGAAAAACAAGTTAAGTTCAGCAGATTGTCGAAATGTTCAATGGTTGGCCAGCATTCTGTAGCAGGAAATATTAGTTGTACAGAGTGATCATCCCCCCACCCGGAGCGTTTGTTtccttttgattttaataatctgtcatacttacatgtaattttagaTTAATTACATGTTCTGATGTTTATTCTTCGGaatgcatttttttattgttatgttTTCATGGTCGTATATCATAggattattttttggaaaatatatcattttttgttgtttatgccaatttatatattatttatatgttgtttttatgttttttataacatatagtttaacttttgtttttgatatgACTATTTTACGGATTATTTTTCAATCAGAATTACATACTAGTACTATCTTTGATTACATATTAGGGTGTGTAATTCATTTTTAGATTCGATTTGATTATCTGTTAATTGTTTGTCGGATTAATAACATCTAATTACAATACTTTATTATAATCAATTGTTGATAATTTCTGATCATGTAATGATTATCAGTCTATTATTTGGTTGACATATGCTTGTTTATTTAAAGGATCTTTATTGCTGGATGGTAACTACTTAATGTTCCTGATCTGATAATATGAAACTACTTTTAAAATCCTTTTAGATGATTTGAGCTCCTAAATAATAGAATTACGTCACTAGTTTTCGACTCCATTAACGGTAAAGAAattcaatatcaaattattaattcccgattttttttcaataattgagCAATTGGAAAACCTAATTTTaatagaacaaattttatttatattcggACTATAATTGATGCGTGATCATAGAGAAAAATGCAAGGGTGTTCGGTGCATGGTGAAACTACCCTCTCTTATTATGTATGTAACAGTGTATGTGCGATTTCTACACAGCCGCTGATGTGGATGTGACGGATTACAAAGAAACAACGATATAAATTGTTATTTGTTGCGGCCATGTctccaatatatatatatatatatatatatatatatatatatatatatatatatatatatttgtttttttcttgagcaaTAATAATGGTTGAAGGTTTATGATTTAAAGACAGAAAAGAAGTTTCGCATAATTATACGTAAAATTTTCTATTGACGAGACAATTGATAAATGGTCTTATTTAATTCAtctttcttgtaaaaaaaaagaattgttctaaaaagaaatacatatagCTGATCGAAGTAAGGAGCGGATTGACAGTTTTGGACAAAGGTTGTGTCGTCACGTGGAGAGTCACCGTAGTACGATACAGACATTTTTCAAGCCAATTAAATAGCaatgtaaaacaaacaaaaattcattttgtgtTATCGTCTTTTAATTACTCAAACTTGTCACTTGAATTCCTATTGGAAAACCTTCAAAGCATTAAGTTTACAATGTagatttaacattttatatcaTGTCAATCACTCCTAATAAGTGAGTCTTACAATGCCACGAATCGTTTAAGGCAAACCCCAAAATATAACAATGCCATTGCATGAAATAACACACAACACAAATTGTGTATAACTTTCCAAATGCACACACAGTCTTCGATAGAACATGAACCTAAGCGGCCGTCGGTCCAGTTTCCGCCATGGTCACTACAAATACTTCCGGTTTGGGGACTTCTGGGAGTATGTGCGGTACTTTGGGTGTCTCTGGTTTCCTTTCCGGTAGATACAGGGAGAGGGTGAAGAGAACCAGGACCAGGGCGCACACCACGGTAGTGAAGACGAAGGCGGCGTTATCACCCACCCTCCGACAGACCGCCTCTGTCATAAAACAAACAGGTACAGATAAACACCACGAGTACGAAACAAATAAATGGGGAGAAAAACATAACAATAACATCAGCTCAAATCTGAACATTAGAGGGCTTTTTTGGTTGTTAAATGACAGTTGTTTGTTTGTAgggttttttgtgggttttttttttgcaggcgAACGTTAattgttttgatgaattttaaagGGTATGTCAAGGCAGTtagattgattttatattaactggtaattttaaaaattataaaattttgaaaagtatagtgccttgttttaatcaaaACGGTGAAATTCAATTTGCAAATATATTAGGATTTAAACCCAGTTACTACACTGCTTACATTTGTATCATTTGACAATATACTAGTACGATGTGTGGCTGATTATTTTGACCCTGACCTGCAATAGGGATTCCCACCAGCGACCCGATGCCCTGCTGTAGGTAGGCCACCGACAGGCCGTTAGGGAGGTTGTCGATCCCGATCAGCCCAATCAGGAAGCTTGGAATTTCCGTGTGTATGATTCCTGGTAAACAGGAAATTTGACAAACTAAGTGCACGGAAACAAGGGAAATTGAAAATGCGCATGCCGTATGTTGTGAGACCAATGACGTCATAGAAATTGTTCTGAAAATGACGaaatcatgttttttaaaaagcccCACTCACAATGAGTGCTGTAAAATAAGGTTTACTTACGTAACAAAACCAAAAACTCAATCTGAACTTAATGATACGAATTTTCTTTCCTACTGACTTCCTATTCACTCAAAATTTACTCTCGGTAACAGTATGTTGAAAgctgaaagaaaagaaacagggaaaaatatttctttgtcaGTGGTCAGATATAGTCCACGTAAACTGACTGCTGTGCTGGAAAtcagaatttgttttaaattttacttttttcaatttttaatgttgcAACATAATTGTGTAATGGATCAACTTACAATCCAAGGAAAATTCAagcaattttacaattgataagCGTGCATCAATaccattagaaatatttttttttttaaaaaaggcttcTGAAATTGTCATGGTGAATTTCATTCACTCACCAGAGGTTGTGTTACACACGCTTTACTTACACCTCTGTCAACACCAGAAAATAGTCTGTCACGTGATCAAAACAAGCGTGGCGAGCACATGGCACTGTTGATTTGTTTCTCGTGTACCATCAGCTTGAATAGAGGATATTAATGGACAAAGACTTTGTTAGCAAGTTCAAATTAGCATAGGGGACGACATTGTTGCTAATTTGTGTAAAATCAACGATGAATCGAGAGCGTGCAGaaactgaatttttaaaactttcaaaaatatgtcaagCTGGATCATGTGATCAGAATTTTTACCTCCGCAAAATAGTTCccctttaaaatcaaattgaataaaaGTATTACAGATTTGAATTGAATTACTTGCATTCATattaatagatacatgtagaacaAGTAAATACAtcgattttgaaaatattttgcccATCACTTTTAATTGTACAAAAATTTTGTACATCGGTAGTTAACAGAGCAAAGCGAAGCTTGTGAAGCGCGACCTCTGGTGAGCTATAGAGTGGATGTTTGCACgacacagatttttttttatttgaaaaagtcGAGAAAGATTAAGCATTAACTTTCTAAAGAACTTCGTCACATTTTTTGCTGTATGTGCACTTTACCTGCGCATGCTCCAAATATTGTCGAGCAGACCATGATTAGCGAGTAGGAGCTAGTGAAGGACACCGGAAGTAGGGACAAAGTCGATAACACCATGACGACCAGGAAAGCTTTCTTACGAATCAACGGAAACTTCCCCGACATCCATCCAAATAATATCCTACCAACCGAACTTCCGGCTCCGAGAACTGTTATAAATAATGCGGACGACTGCTCCGAGAACCCCGTCTCCTCGCCCTTGATTGGCAGGTACGTGAAGGGCACTGCGTAAGCGATGTTAAAGATAAGATGGCCTGTCACAAACATGACGAAGGTgtacgatttgaacaaactaaagtCAAACAGGTCCCCTAGGGAGAGGCCTTTTTCCATGGATTTTTCTAGAACAGATTGatttcaaattattaataatactGGAACCTGTGgaaaaaaaacaggaaaagaaTTTAGATTTTTCCTCCGTCTAGGCAGTTTTCgtttaataaatcataaaaatcaaattccaaatttttaaatactgaaaaatAGTACTTTACACTATTTTTGCATAAAAGTAAAAGAAACTATAAAATAACgataacaataaatataatcTTTGTTACCGTAAATTAAACTCTTGTATTTCCTTAAGTTAACTCTGTGATAGAAATATATCTAAGCATAAAACTGAGACATGTATACGTGTCTCACTCTGAGATTGAGTCCTTGTTGGTATAGTCAGTCCAGAGAAGACCACACTGTTCATACAGATGGCGGATACGATGAGGAAGCTACCCTGGAGTCCAAAGGTCACGTGTAGATAGACATAGAATGGTGGGAAACTGACCATGCCTACCCCCACCCCCGCCAGACACATGCCGTACGCCAGGGGCAGTATCTTCAGGAAGTATCCCCTCAATATCATGATGGAAGAGAAGGAGATTAGATTCATACCGATACCTGTTGTTAACAAATCAGACGCATATTTGAAATGAAACCATATGCTAGTACTAAATACTTAGTCTAAGTTGATCtatgaagaaaacaaatttaactTGATTTTAATAATGTAAAGCCCCAAACGAAAACCAAAAATCATGTGGTATTAAGAATTTAGGCACGATATGTAAACTATACTTCTGTTGTTTACCAGGGAGTATTCCTAGACACAAGAAGAGCACCGGAACTGACGAAGTGAAGGCTGCGCAGAGGAATCCCAGGCTCATTAGTAAACTTCCGGTGATAGCAAGAATCCGGCATGGTATAAATTTCGTCAAGATTGATATAAATGGTgctaaaatgtaaaaagaaatatcccaaaacaaaagttttaaatcatgtaaatCAGGTACACATAAATGTACACATGGTACCAAAATGATGATGTAATCATTTTGGCACTTGTAAAGATTACTCAATACATGTAGGTAGATCATGAATGCAAAATGCACTCAAAATGGAGAACAAAAGTCACAATgagttaaattttctttaagacTAGAGGATATGggtattgaacaaaatattccTACAGCTTTAAACTTTAACATCATTGGAGAGGAATTCGAATCCAAGAACTAAATGGAGAGAGAAAGGAAAGAAACATATAAGAAAGAATGAATAGTTGTCAATCACTCACAGGACATGGTACACAGTCCAATCATTAGAGAACCAATCCAACCAATCACAGACAGGCTATAGGAGGTCTCGCTGACCAGCTCCGTGTGGATGATTCCGACTGATCCTTGAATCCCCGCCATGATAATATACTGGAGAAATAGGACAGACACGACCACCCACCCATATCCCCCCTCCAAGGGGACACCACCGGAAGTCATCGCACCACGCTTGCTCAATCGAATAAATCCAGGTAACGGACCTATTTCTTTTATAGACGTCCTGTGCACCCAGGACATgctttgaataaagaaatttaattttaggTGGAGAAATGTAGAAAATGACTAAATTTTAACCTTAAGTTGTGCTTGTTTTTTTTCGTGATAATGATAATTGTTATGCGTCAGACATGAACTACACCCGGTTAAATAATGCCATTATCTTGGTACGACCTTGGGGCAAATCTAAATAAGATGTACACCATTACATCTTGCATTGTTAAGAATTaacaatataaaacataaattgaAGTTAATTTGCTTAAATTCTACATTTCTAACCTCTTTTGCATATCGCTGAAATTTCACACAGTTtcttaattcattaaaaaatacttcttttaataccccctccccccttttaaTGAACGGAAACTCCTCTGTACAGTAAAACCTTCAATACATGTGTGTTACATCGTtttcttgatacatgtattgcttgaATACTCGATATCATGTTTTACAATATCGAATATCACTAACCGTTCTTTTGACAAACTGACCATGATGACACTAACAGTAGTTATGCATAATAACGGCCATTTATCCCGTAAACAAATGTATACACATCATTACCGtgatatatttttctataaaattttgaaattattttctgCAATGCTTTGTTCTCGCTGATTATTCAGAATGATGTTTGATGTACTCAGTAGGATTTTTCGGGATAAGATCCTGGTTGCAATTGCTAAATTGCTACATGAATCTTTTGAATGGAATACacccaaaacaaaaccaaaaatggTGTATGGTTTCTTTTATAACGGTGGTATTATAACAGGCTTGGTATTGAAATTATAGTGAGATTAACAAGagtccatgggccacattgctcacccgAGCAACAGCGTATTTTGACCCAAGTATATCGCAAACTAGCTTTACTTTGTATTACACAAGTATACATGCACCACTTATATATAGTAGCATATTTTAATGCACATTACTTTCCAGTAACATAACATATCAACCctttataaggaataaggaatcattctttgagtattatgaggtgataatttgggttggggcgtgatcaaatccaataaagcccgaagggctttatgatagatttgatcacgccccgactgaaattatcacctcataatattcaaagaatgatttcttattacttatatttatataattttaagccatcgtacaattaaatctttaactataaataagaaaccccgccggcgcctcaatttggcgtcatttgtattatgggttatatagtaaaaaatcgatacgtagtgttatcacagacaaagacactggatgatgtaaatataaatctatATTAAACACTTTCTGTTGATGATTATAGCTAACCACCAAAAGTTCCTTTTTGTAAACATGtacaagttttattttcacTTATATCTGTTGAATCCTGTGTCGCCTTCAAGTCTCTAGGGAACACGTGATTAAAATAGGGAACACGTGATTAAAATAAGagcttacatgtatttattgataaaataatcattatgttAATCATACTAAAATGATAAAACAGTACACCATATTTAATAACTGTAAGCTTTATTTCGTAAGTTAAACTCGCTGCCAAGATTTACAGTGATTTATGCAGCCGAAGTTTACAGTAACTTAAGCGGCCGGGGTCCCAACGGGTTCAGGTAGGTCAATCACAGAAATGTCAATAGCCTCCATATTGGATTCAACATCCGGGATCTTTTTGACGTTATCATTCGTCTGGAAGAAACCTTCCGGTGTTTTCATACGGTTACAGACGACCACTAAAGCAGACGACACGTACAGACAGAACCCCGCCACGTGGAAGGCCCATTGATTGTCGCCTGCTGCCTCGCAAACCAGGGCTGTAAGATTTAACGTTATATAAGAAACTGAGATccacatcaaaataaaaaaaaagcttcTGATTGCAAATACTTAACAAGCTATCTCTATGCATTCGTTctgttttctttctctctttctcacTCTATCTTTAATTTACCTTTATTTATATCTCACTCTTTCGgctttatgaaatataaataaaacaatgaaaaaaaaaaacataacatgCAATAAACACTGCACGTTAACTACGTGTCACGCTGCCACCTACCGACTACTGGGACCCCTAGCATGGAGCCTATCCCGTATATAAAGTAGATCAGACCCAGGCTACAGGCGAGGAGGTCGGTCCCAAACATGTCCACCACCAACACTGGAACGAGGCTGTTAGCGGCCCCTGATATCAGAGAGGATAACAATGCAAAAGCTATCGTTCATGGAGAATACAGACTTAAAATAAAGATTAATAGTGACCGAAAGTGCAGTAAAAAATTGCCAAACATTTTACCCGTAAACAGCATAAAGACCGCTCCTAGGAACGCCAGAGTGACGTACGACTGCGCAAAGGGTACAACATTCATGACAATACCGGAAAGGGATATAAACAGAAGCAAGAGCCAAGGACGTGCACGAGGCAGATTTCCGGCTATCATTCCAATCAAGACGCGCCCAGTCATGCTGGTAACCCCAGAAATCGACACCAGGAGAGCAGTGAGCGGAAGGGAAATTCCCAACTctgttgctctcagtggaatgtaCGTAAACGGAACGGAGAAGGCAAAAATATACAGGAAGTTGAAGAGAAGAAAGATGGCGAACTTCCCCGATTTTACTAGTTTTGGATTGATGATGCCCTCCATTACTGTTTGGGTGGGTTGTTCTGAAAACAAGACGACCAAAAAATCTGCCACATCATGTTTTATGCTATGTAAATCTAATTTTACTTCGACAATACCAattctatgaaaaaataaacatttaaatgtctTTTTGGTAATACATTTGA
This region includes:
- the LOC105339374 gene encoding monocarboxylate transporter 13 → MSWVHRTSIKEIGPLPGFIRLSKRGAMTSGGVPLEGGYGWVVVSVLFLQYIIMAGIQGSVGIIHTELVSETSYSLSVIGWIGSLMIGLCTMSSPFISILTKFIPCRILAITGSLLMSLGFLCAAFTSSVPVLFLCLGILPGIGMNLISFSSIMILRGYFLKILPLAYGMCLAGVGVGMVSFPPFYVYLHVTFGLQGSFLIVSAICMNSVVFSGLTIPTRTQSQKKSMEKGLSLGDLFDFSLFKSYTFVMFVTGHLIFNIAYAVPFTYLPIKGEETGFSEQSSALFITVLGAGSSVGRILFGWMSGKFPLIRKKAFLVVMVLSTLSLLPVSFTSSYSLIMVCSTIFGACAGIIHTEIPSFLIGLIGIDNLPNGLSVAYLQQGIGSLVGIPIAEAVCRRVGDNAAFVFTTVVCALVLVLFTLSLYLPERKPETPKVPHILPEVPKPEVFVVTMAETGPTAA
- the LOC105339377 gene encoding monocarboxylate transporter 12 yields the protein MGKKEFEKDDGECSETQKPKDVDKEVRDGNWLVVVAGFVMYFCSSGISSVFGLLYIELERETGSEILTLSWIGSLFIGFSLDSAPFVGIIARYWSYWSLAVVGGLLSSIGYFLGFISTSLPVLYLGLGVLSGLGFGISTFATVVVIGHTFTRRRPLALGVCTAGVGAGMIVFPPVYTLLLEMYGLRGLFLITAGLFLNNAVLGIFLRSSQRDVQQPTQTVMEGIINPKLVKSGKFAIFLLFNFLYIFAFSVPFTYIPLRATELGISLPLTALLVSISGVTSMTGRVLIGMIAGNLPRARPWLLLLFISLSGIVMNVVPFAQSYVTLAFLGAVFMLFTGAANSLVPVLVVDMFGTDLLACSLGLIYFIYGIGSMLGVPVVALVCEAAGDNQWAFHVAGFCLYVSSALVVVCNRMKTPEGFFQTNDNVKKIPDVESNMEAIDISVIDLPEPVGTPAA